The genomic stretch CGGATTTCGACAAGGCCTTGGAGGGGAAACCCGAGGGGGCTCCGGTGGTCCTCCTGTGCCATCAGCCCCAAGGCTTCCAGGAAGCCCTGAAAAGGAACGTGCAGCTGACCTTGAGCGGCCACACCCACGGGGGACAAGTGGGCTTCAAGTCCCTGGACTGGTCCCTGGCCAAGCTCTTCATGGAATACCACATGGGATTGTTCAAGGAAGGGGAAAGCCATCTCTATGTGACGCCGGGCACGGGCTATTGGGCCCTGCCGGTGCGCTTCGGGATAAGCCCCGAGGTTTCCCTCATTGAGCTGCAGGTTCCAGCTCAATAATTAAGAATTTAGAACTCTAAATTGTCGAATGACCTTTGGTCATTCGACAGATTCCTGGGAGAGCGCCTCGGTGCTGAGGTCCAGGCAAAGGATGTACTTCTTCCCGCCCTTGCCCTTGAAGGGCGCCGAGAGCGTCACGCAGCTTCGGCCCGTGACCATGGAGAGGTAGGGATCGGTCACGAAGCTGGTCTTGTTCTGGCCCGGCTCGGTGAGGAAATAATAATAGTCCTTCATCGAATGGTCGGTCCCCTTCGGCGGCGGCCGGAAGACGATGGCGTTGCGGTGGGACCGCCCCAGGGCCTGGGTCAGGCACTCGGAGGCCTGGAGCCCCCCCTCGTCCAATACGTAGAAACTGTCCACCCCGGGGAACTTGGCGGCCACCGCCTTCAACCCCTCGTCCAGGGCCTCTTCGTCCTTCTTCGCCAGCTCGATCTGGATCTCCATCAGGGCCGCGTAGTAGCGGGAGATGCGCGAACGCCGGATCCCCACGTTCTTCAGGCGCTTCTCCTTGAAGGACTTCACCAGCCCCTCCACCTGTCCATGGATGGTCTCGCGCTCGATCTTTTCGAAGGGGAAGGGTTTGGAGAAGTAATAGCCCTGGATCATGTCCACGTCCATGTCCAACAGGCAAAGGGCCTCGCTCTCCTCCTCCACGCCCTCGGCGATGATGAGGGTGCCCAGGCGCCGGGCCATGTTCACCAGCGACCGGAGGACCTCCTGCTTGTAGGAATCATCCTGGATGCCCTGCACCAGGTAGCGGTCCACCTTGAGGATGTCGGGCTTGATGAGGGGGATGCGGTTGAGGTTCGAGTGGCCGGCGCCCACGTCATCGAGCGCGATGAGGAAGCCCAGGCCCCGGTAGGTGTCCACGAAGCGCCGCAGTTCGTCCAGGTCCCGCACGGCCGATTCGATGACCTCCAGGGCCACATGCCGGGGCTCCAGGCCCAGTTCCATCACCTGGGTCTTGAGGTAACCGGACCCCACGACCCCGGGGTCGAAATTGGCCGAATCCAGGTTGAGGGTCAGGAACAGGTCGGGATTCTCCGCCCGCGCACGGCTGAAGCCCTCCAGGACCTTCTTGCGGCAAAGACGGTCCAACTCCAGGGAATAACCTTCGATGGCCGCCTGATGGAAAAGATCCACGGGCGGGATGATCTGTTGGGTCCCGGGCAGGAGGCCCCGGCTGAGGCCTTCGACGCCGGCGATGGTGCGCCGGTCGATGGAAACGATGGGTTGGAAATAGGCCAGGACGCTCTCGTTGAGCAGGATCTCCCGCAGGTCGAAAGATGGCTTGGGGGTGTTCCGGGATGAAGGTCCTGGTTTCATTCGTGCTCCGCTTTTTCGGTCCCGACGGAGGACCGGGGAATCAGGATAATCCATCGATCTTGGGTCCGTGCAAGTTAAATGGGGCTTAAACCCTTGGTTCCGGGCCCCTCATGATAGGTCCACGAACGTGAACCCGCCAAAAAGAAAAAGGCCCGGGATGCCCGGGCCTCTTAAAAAAGCCTAAATATAGTCCGATAAAAAAGCCGGTCAACTTAAGGATTGACGGTGGTCACGAAGGAGGACTTGCCGCCCTGGATCTTGAGCACCACCGCCGGCTTCACGGCGTTGCGGTCCTGGTCCAGGCTGATGGAACCGGTGACGCCCGGATAGTTCTTGGTGGCCGCGATGGCGTCCCGGATATCGGCTCCGCCCAGGCTTTTGGCGCTCTTCAAGGCCGCCACCAGCACCCCGCCCGCGTCGTAGCCGAGCGTCGCCAAGGCGTCGGGCACCTCACCGTACTTGGCCTTGTACTTACCAACAAGATCCTTCACCTTCGGATCGTTCGATTCGGAGGAATAATGGGTGGAGAAGTAGCAACCATCCAGGGCCTTTCCACCGATCTCGTAGAGCTTGGAGGAATCCCAACCATCGCCGCCCAAGAGGGGCGCCTTGATCCCCAGTTCCCGGGCCTGCTTCGCGATAAGGCCGACCTCACCGTAGTAACCCGGCACGAAGATGACGTCGGGCTTTTTTTCCCGGATGGTGGTGAGCTGGCTCTTGAAGTCCACATCACCCGCCACATAGCTCTGGTCCAGCACGATGGTCCCGCCCTTTTCCTGGAAGCGTTTGATGAAGAATTCGGCCAGGCCCATGCTGTAATCGCTCTTCTGGTCGCGCAGGACCGCCGCCCTCTTGGCCTTCAGGTGGCCCATGGCGAAGTCGGCCATGACCTGTCCCTGGAAGGGGTCGATGAAACACACGCGGAAGATATAGTCGCCCATCTGGGTGACCTTGGGATTCGTGGAGGAGGGCGAGATCATGGGGACCTTGCGTTCCTGGCAGATGGGAGCGGCGGCGAGGGAAAGCGAACTGGCCACCTCGCCCAACACGACCTGCACCTTGTCCTGGGTGATGAGCTTGGTCACCGCCAGGGCCGCCTCTTCGGGTTTTCCCTGGTCGTCCAGGGCGATGACGCGCAGCTTCTTGCCGTTCACCCCCCCCGCGGCGTTGGCCTCGTCGATGGCGAGCTGCACGCCGTTCTGGGTGGAGACCCCGAAGGTGGCCTGGGCGCCGGTGAGGGAGCCGTAGACCCCGACGCGGATCTCGTTGGGATCGAGCTTGGGGCCGCAGGACGCGAAAAGCCAAAGGGTCGCCAGGACCGTGGCGGTCCAGAAATTCTTACGCATGAGGTTCTCCTAAAAGCACGGGATGGGCCGGGGCCATGAAGCCGCGGGCCGGCAGTTAGGATAGCAAGGTTACGGGGAGCGTCAAGAATGGTCCATGGGGACGCCACCAACGCACGGGAAGGGCGATGGAAGTACTAGGAGAGGACAAGGAAAGAGGATGGAACAACACTCCGCTGGGAACATCCCAGACCCTTGGCCCTCCCCAGCGGATCCAAGAACCCTCTTGGGAATGGAGCCCCATCTTCCCCCGACCGTTTTTCTCCAGTTCAAGGATCGCGAACAACGGCTTGAGGCCTGGTCGATAGGGGCGGCCGGGATTGGGTCCCCGCCGTGGGGAGGCCCGCCTCGACCCAGCCTTTCATGCCGCTCAGGAAAACATCGCCCTTGAAGCCGTCCCTGCGTAAAGCCTCCGTCGCGTCGATCCCCGCGCGACTGGTGATATTGGAACCATGAACGATTAAAAACATTTCCTTACCGAACTGTTTTTCCACTTCCTGGACGAAGGCCCCTCGGTCCAGGGTCCAAGGAACGTTCTTGGACCCCTCAATATGAAGACGTTGGAACTCTTCCTTGGGCAGGACGTTCAAAGCCACGGCATGGCGGTTCTTCATGATCTCGAGCACATCTTGTTGGTTCAGTGACATCAAAACCTTCTTTCCGGGGTCCGGATCAGCCCCGCCGACCTTGGAGAAAACCAACGACCAGGACGATCAACGCGACCACAAGGACCAGATGGATAAGGCCCCCCAGGGTATAGGAACTCACCCAACCCAGGGCCCAGAGGATCAATAGGACTGCCGCTATCGTGTAGAACATTCGCTCTTCCTTTCGGCCCGCTTATCAGAAGTAATAATGGGCGCCCAATTCACCGTAAACATCGAAGGAGGTCAGCCCGCCGCTGAAGAACCAAAGGGTCGGGACCGCCTGCAGGTAAATGTCCACCGGGACGTTCTTCTTATCGAAAATGTAGGAAATGCCGACGGGCACCCGCCCGGCGATCTGGACCGTGTTTTGAAGGAGCAGGTCGCCCCCCAATCCGATATAAAGCGGCATTTCACCGTCGGTCCCCTTCATCCGGATGATGTCGAAGTTGTGCCATAAATAATCCAACTGCAGGAGAGCATCGTTGGCGGCGGTGAATTTCACGGCCGGCTGGAAAGCATTCGCCCGGTCGACCCAGATCTTCCCGGTCGCTCCCCAGGTACCCGGCTCACCGACCTCAAGCCCCAAGCCGAAATTACCCCCGTCGTTCGTGGGATGATATCCCGTATCCGCCTTGGATAGGACCGGCAACGACAACAGACCGACCAGCATCGGACCGAACAAAAAACATTTTTTCATCGTCATGGACAGATCTCCCTTTTCGAGTACGAATTCATTCAAAACGGCCCTCAAGGGCCCTTTGGATGGAGAACAAATGGATTTGGATGGTTTTTTGAAGGGGCCGGGTGGGTTGAACCAAATAGGGGTTGGATCTTGGTTCGGATTCGAGGAGGACATTCTCCCCGGCCGTGGGACAGCGGTTATGGACCGACTGAACGCTTCCACCCTACTCGAGATTGGGCGTCAAAAGGGGAATAGTTTTATTTTTATCCGGAGCCTTGTCGCGGTGCCTTTTCCCGCCGACCGGACTAATCGGCTTTTCAAGGGCTGGCGCAAAATAAAGTCCCGGCCATCTCGAGGATCAACAACGGCCTTCTCCCGCTCACTTGCTCTGGGCGGGCCGGCGGGATCGAATGGGTCGTCTTTTTTTCCGGACCAGTCCCCGTTGAGCGGGTCCGCCGAAAAAACTCTTGAGGGATCCGCGCAGGAACAGGCCCAGGATCCCCAAGGCGGCGACGATGAGGATCCCGTAGAGGGCCACGGGACCGATCCAGGTCTTGAACAACTCCCATTTTTGCCCGAAAAAATATCCCAACAGGACGTAGAGCGTGGAATAGGCGAAGGCCCCGGCGAGGTTGTAGACCAGGAAAGGCCGCAGGGGTGTCCGCCAGATGCCCGTCAAAAGCCCGGTCACGGGATGGAGCAGGGCCACGAAACGGGCGAAGAAGACGAACTTGGGGCCGAACCTTTCGAAGAAAAGTTCCCAGTGCCTGGCCGTTCGCGGCGTGATGGGAAGCCACCGGTTCCGGGCCAAGAACCTCCGGCCGAACCGAAAACCGATCCAATAGCCCCCGCACCCTCCCAGGAAACACCCCGCGGTACCCGACGCCACCACGCCCCAGAAGGCGAGGACCCCTTTTTGGGCCAGGAAGCCGGCTCCCACCAAGGTGGAATCCCCGGGGATCGGGAGCAGAAGGTTGTTCAGGAACACCACCAGGAAGACCGCCCCATAACCATATTGGGCCAGCATGGTTTGGAACCAATGGAACATCGGGGACCCTTTCCGGGCATTATGGACCTGGGACTAAATTACCATTCCACCCAGGGAAACAGGACAGGCGGGAGGTCTTAAAATTTCTTCCCGTAAAGCCTCAAGGCGTTCAACACCACCGTGACCGAGGACATCGCCATGGCCCCCGCGGCCAAGGCCGGAGGGACCGGGGCCAGGGCCGCCAGGGGCAGGGCCAGCAGGTTATAGGCGAAGGCCCAGAAGAGGTTCTGGCGGATGACGGCGAAGACGCCCCGGGAAAGCTGGATGGCCTCGATGACCTTATGCAGTCCCCCTTGGGTGAGCACCATGTCCCCCGCTTCCTTGGCCGCGTCCACCGCCGATCCCACTGCGATCCCTAAGTCCGCCGCGGTCAGGGCCGCCGCATCGTTGTAACCGTCCCCCACCATGGCCACCTTGAGGCCCTTGGCCTGCAGCTCCCGCAGGTATTGGAGCTTGCCTTCCGGGGCCATGCCCGCCTTCACCACATCGACCCCGACCCGCTCCGCGACCCGCCGGGCCACCACTTCCCCATCCCCGGTCAAGAGGTGGACTTGGAGCCCCAGGCCCTTCAGGCCCTGGACCACTTCCTTCGAATCGGACCGGGGGGGATCCTCCATCACCAGGATGGCCATGATCTTCCGGTCCACCGCCATCAAGGAGACCGTCTGGCCCCCCTGCCGGTAGGCTTCCACATTGGACCGCACCTGGGCCGAGGGCACCACCCCTTCGAGCGATTCGACGAAGGCCTTGGTGCCTATGGCCACCTCGTGGCTTTCCACCATCCCCTTCAAACCCGCCCCGGGGACCTCCTCCAGGCCCTCCACCTTGGGAAGGATGAGGTCCAGGACCATCACCTCCTTCAGGACGGCGGATGCCAGCGGGTGATTGCTCCCCAGTTCCAGGGCCCCGGCATAGCGGAGCATCTTCTCCTCCTCCGCGCCCTCGAAGACCAGCAGGTCCACGAGGCGGGGCTTACCCTCGGTCAAGGTCCCGGTCTTGTCGAAAAGCAGGACGTCCAGGGTCTGGGTCCTTTCCAGCACCTCCGCCCGGCGGATCAGGATGCCCCGCCGCGCCGCCACGCCCAACCCGGCCATGAGGGCGATGGGGGTCGCCAGGCCGAGCGCGCAGGGACAGGCCACCACCAGCACCGCCACGGCCCGCTGCAGGGCAAAGGCCGTCGTGGAATGGCCCCAGGCCATCCAGGCCCCGAAGGTCAAGAGTGCCAAAAAGAGCACGATCGGCACGAAGATCGAAGCCGCCCGGTCCGCCAAGCGCTGGACGGGAGCCTTGGACCCCTGCGCCTCTTCCACCATGCGGATGACCTGGGCCAGGGCGGTATGTTCTCCCACCTCCCGGGCCTTGATGCTCAGGGTGGCGTTCCCGTTCACGGTCCCCGCATAGACCGGCTCGCCCGGACGTTTCTCCACGGGACGGGATTCCCCGGTCAGCAGGGATTCGTCGGCCCATCCCTTCCCTTCCTTGATATAGCCGTCCACGGGGATGGCCTCTCCCGGGCGCACGCTCAAAGTATCGCCGGGCGCCACCATCTCCACCGGCAGGTCCTCCTGGTGGGTCTCCTTGATCACATGGGCGACGCGGGGCTGGAGGTCCATCAGGAGCTCGAGCGCCCGGTTGGCCCTCCGCTTGGCGAGGATCTCGAGGTAGCGGCCCAGGGTCACGAAAAGGATGATGAGGGACGCCGCGTCGAAATAGGTCTCCCCGGAGCGGGTCAGGAAGGCGGCCAGGGACGCGAAGAAGGCGGCCCCGGACCCGAGCGAGACGAGGCTGTCCATGAGGACCTCGCCCTTCATCAAGCCCCGGAAGGCGGCCCGGTGGAACGGGGACCCGGCGAGAAGGAAGACCGGCGCGGCCAGCGCCAGTTGCAGGCCCGGGGACAGCATGGGGATATGCCCCATCCTCAAGTGTTCCAACAGGAAGGGGAGCGAACAAAGGGCGGCGAGCCCGAGGCGCCAACCCAGCCGCATCTTCTCGTTCTCGTAAAGCGCCTGGGTCTTGGCCGTGGGTTGGTAGGGCTGGGCCGAATAGCCGGCCTCGCGGACCGCCTCTTCCAACCGGCCCGGATCGACGGTCCCTTGGGTGCGGACGTAGGCCCTTTGGGCGGCGAAGTTGACGGTGGCTTCCTTCACCCCCGGGACCTTCCGGAGCTTGCGTTCGATGCGGGCCGCGCAGGACGCGCAGGTCATGCCTTCGATGGAAAGGATGGCGGAATCGGCCGGGCCCGCCGGGGCCTCAGGGGACGTGGGCGTGGTATCCCTCTTCCTCCACCGCCTGGAAGGCGGTGGGAAGGTCCAGGTCCTGTTCGGTCGTCACGACCGCCCGGCCGGGGCTCAGTTGGACCTTCACGCGGGTGACCCCGGGCAATCGGGACAGGGCCTTCTCGACGGACCGGACACAATGGTTGCAGGTCATGCCATCCACGCTTAAAACGGTTTCTTTCATGACAAACCTCCCCAGGGCCTCTTTCCAAACATAAACAGGCGGGTTTGAAAAGAAAAGCCCGCAGATCATAGGGGTCCCGGCTTTTTTGGAAGACGTGAAACCAACCCCTCCCCATGAAACCTCATAGGGGTTGCATTGAAATGCGCCGGGGAGGAAAATACCCCCTCATTTCGCCTCTCTTTCTTCTTATATATACCCAAAACCCTTCGGAGGTTGTCATGGCCGCGAACGAAAAGCGATTGAACCTGGTCCAGAAGATCATCCAAGCCCACCTGGTCTCCGGCAACATGGTCGCCGGCGAGGAGGTCGGCATCCGCATCGACCAGACCCTGACCCAGGACGCCACCGGCACCATGGCTTACCTGCAATTCGAGGCCATCGGCGTGCCCCAGGTCAAGACCAAGCTCTCGGTCTCCTATGTGGACCATAACATGCTCCAGACCGGCTTCGAGAACGCCGACGACCACCGCTACTTGCAAAGCGTCGCCGCCAAGCACGGCATCTACTTCTCCCGTCCCGGCAACGGCATCTGCCACCAGGTCCACCTGGAGCGCTTCGCCATCCCCGGGCAGACCCTCTTGGGCTCCGACTCCCACACCCCCACCTGCGGCGGGTTGGCCGAACTCTCCATCGGCGCGGGCGGCCTGGACGTGGCCGTCGCCATGGGCGGCGGTCCCTTTTACATGACCATGCCCAAGGTGCTCCGGGTGGAGCTCAAGGGCAAGCTCCAGCCCTGGGTCACCGCCAAGGACATCATCCTGGAAGTGTTGCGCAAGCTGACCGTGAAGGGCGGCGTGGGCCGCATCTTGGAGTATACCGGCCAGGGCGTGAAGAGCCTGTCGGCCACGGCCCGGGCCACCATCACCAACATGGGGGCCGAACTGGGCGCCACCACCTCCATCTTCCCGTCGGATGAGAACACCCGCGAATACATGAAGGCCCAGGGCCGGGGCAAGGACTGGACCCCCTTGGCCGCCGACGCCGGGGCCACCTATGATGAGGAGCTCATCATCGACCTCAACAAGCTCCAGCCCCTCATCGCCCAGCCCCACAGCCCGGACAACGTGATCGAGGTCTCCAAGCTCAAGAACATCGACGTCCAGCAGGTCTGCGTGGGAAGCTGCACCAACAGCTCCTACAGCGACCTGATGATGGTGGCCAAGATGCTCAAGGGCAAGCACGTGCACCCCAGCGTGTCCATGACGGTCACCCCCGGTTCCAAGCAGGTCTTCGAGATGATCGCCAAGAACGGGGCGCTCGCCGACATCATCGCCTCGGGCGCGCGCATCATCGAATCCGCCTGCGGACCCTGCATCGGCATGGGCCAGGCCCCCTCCTCGGGCGCCGTTTCCATCCGCAGCTTCAA from bacterium encodes the following:
- a CDS encoding aconitate hydratase gives rise to the protein MAANEKRLNLVQKIIQAHLVSGNMVAGEEVGIRIDQTLTQDATGTMAYLQFEAIGVPQVKTKLSVSYVDHNMLQTGFENADDHRYLQSVAAKHGIYFSRPGNGICHQVHLERFAIPGQTLLGSDSHTPTCGGLAELSIGAGGLDVAVAMGGGPFYMTMPKVLRVELKGKLQPWVTAKDIILEVLRKLTVKGGVGRILEYTGQGVKSLSATARATITNMGAELGATTSIFPSDENTREYMKAQGRGKDWTPLAADAGATYDEELIIDLNKLQPLIAQPHSPDNVIEVSKLKNIDVQQVCVGSCTNSSYSDLMMVAKMLKGKHVHPSVSMTVTPGSKQVFEMIAKNGALADIIASGARIIESACGPCIGMGQAPSSGAVSIRSFNRNFEGRSGTQDAKVYLASPETCVACALTGKITDPATLGKAPKIEIPDKFVWDDEGIIPPAKDPKKVEVVRGPNIKPLPVNEPLADSLSGPAILKVGDNITTDHIMPAGSKVLPLRSNIPAISKFVFNKVDETFPDRAKAAGKSFVVGGENYGQGSSREHAALAPMYLGLKAVIVKSFARIHRANLINFGILPLTFVQAAEYDLVNQGDQLEIPDLKQVMKVDHPFPVKDVTNGKTFQVVHGLSARQKEIILAGGLLNWTKQQGAAGAPKAKAGKKEKVK
- a CDS encoding cation-translocating P-type ATPase is translated as MLSIEGMTCASCAARIERKLRKVPGVKEATVNFAAQRAYVRTQGTVDPGRLEEAVREAGYSAQPYQPTAKTQALYENEKMRLGWRLGLAALCSLPFLLEHLRMGHIPMLSPGLQLALAAPVFLLAGSPFHRAAFRGLMKGEVLMDSLVSLGSGAAFFASLAAFLTRSGETYFDAASLIILFVTLGRYLEILAKRRANRALELLMDLQPRVAHVIKETHQEDLPVEMVAPGDTLSVRPGEAIPVDGYIKEGKGWADESLLTGESRPVEKRPGEPVYAGTVNGNATLSIKAREVGEHTALAQVIRMVEEAQGSKAPVQRLADRAASIFVPIVLFLALLTFGAWMAWGHSTTAFALQRAVAVLVVACPCALGLATPIALMAGLGVAARRGILIRRAEVLERTQTLDVLLFDKTGTLTEGKPRLVDLLVFEGAEEEKMLRYAGALELGSNHPLASAVLKEVMVLDLILPKVEGLEEVPGAGLKGMVESHEVAIGTKAFVESLEGVVPSAQVRSNVEAYRQGGQTVSLMAVDRKIMAILVMEDPPRSDSKEVVQGLKGLGLQVHLLTGDGEVVARRVAERVGVDVVKAGMAPEGKLQYLRELQAKGLKVAMVGDGYNDAAALTAADLGIAVGSAVDAAKEAGDMVLTQGGLHKVIEAIQLSRGVFAVIRQNLFWAFAYNLLALPLAALAPVPPALAAGAMAMSSVTVVLNALRLYGKKF
- a CDS encoding lmo0937 family membrane protein; its protein translation is MFYTIAAVLLILWALGWVSSYTLGGLIHLVLVVALIVLVVGFLQGRRG
- a CDS encoding rhodanese-like domain-containing protein — its product is MSLNQQDVLEIMKNRHAVALNVLPKEEFQRLHIEGSKNVPWTLDRGAFVQEVEKQFGKEMFLIVHGSNITSRAGIDATEALRRDGFKGDVFLSGMKGWVEAGLPTAGTQSRPPLSTRPQAVVRDP
- a CDS encoding EAL domain-containing protein, whose protein sequence is MKPGPSSRNTPKPSFDLREILLNESVLAYFQPIVSIDRRTIAGVEGLSRGLLPGTQQIIPPVDLFHQAAIEGYSLELDRLCRKKVLEGFSRARAENPDLFLTLNLDSANFDPGVVGSGYLKTQVMELGLEPRHVALEVIESAVRDLDELRRFVDTYRGLGFLIALDDVGAGHSNLNRIPLIKPDILKVDRYLVQGIQDDSYKQEVLRSLVNMARRLGTLIIAEGVEEESEALCLLDMDVDMIQGYYFSKPFPFEKIERETIHGQVEGLVKSFKEKRLKNVGIRRSRISRYYAALMEIQIELAKKDEEALDEGLKAVAAKFPGVDSFYVLDEGGLQASECLTQALGRSHRNAIVFRPPPKGTDHSMKDYYYFLTEPGQNKTSFVTDPYLSMVTGRSCVTLSAPFKGKGGKKYILCLDLSTEALSQESVE
- a CDS encoding ABC transporter substrate-binding protein, which codes for MRKNFWTATVLATLWLFASCGPKLDPNEIRVGVYGSLTGAQATFGVSTQNGVQLAIDEANAAGGVNGKKLRVIALDDQGKPEEAALAVTKLITQDKVQVVLGEVASSLSLAAAPICQERKVPMISPSSTNPKVTQMGDYIFRVCFIDPFQGQVMADFAMGHLKAKRAAVLRDQKSDYSMGLAEFFIKRFQEKGGTIVLDQSYVAGDVDFKSQLTTIREKKPDVIFVPGYYGEVGLIAKQARELGIKAPLLGGDGWDSSKLYEIGGKALDGCYFSTHYSSESNDPKVKDLVGKYKAKYGEVPDALATLGYDAGGVLVAALKSAKSLGGADIRDAIAATKNYPGVTGSISLDQDRNAVKPAVVLKIQGGKSSFVTTVNP
- a CDS encoding DedA family protein gives rise to the protein MFHWFQTMLAQYGYGAVFLVVFLNNLLLPIPGDSTLVGAGFLAQKGVLAFWGVVASGTAGCFLGGCGGYWIGFRFGRRFLARNRWLPITPRTARHWELFFERFGPKFVFFARFVALLHPVTGLLTGIWRTPLRPFLVYNLAGAFAYSTLYVLLGYFFGQKWELFKTWIGPVALYGILIVAALGILGLFLRGSLKSFFGGPAQRGLVRKKRRPIRSRRPAQSK
- a CDS encoding heavy metal-associated domain-containing protein produces the protein MKETVLSVDGMTCNHCVRSVEKALSRLPGVTRVKVQLSPGRAVVTTEQDLDLPTAFQAVEEEGYHAHVP